One Psychrosphaera aestuarii DNA window includes the following coding sequences:
- the lexA gene encoding transcriptional repressor LexA — protein sequence MRPLTARQSEILDLIRDSITSTGMPPTRAEIAKTLGFKSANAAEDHLKALAKKGFIEMLPGTSRGIRLTEEVANDDIGLPLVGKVAAGSPILAMEHVDRHVNVDPGMFSPMADFLLKVEGESMKDIGILDGDLLAVHKTQTARDGQVVVARVEEDVTVKRLERKGSQVILHAENPEFDPIKVDLNYQDFAIEGLAVGVIRNSSLM from the coding sequence ATGCGCCCACTTACTGCAAGACAATCAGAAATTTTAGACTTAATTAGAGATTCAATTACCTCAACAGGAATGCCACCTACACGAGCGGAAATTGCTAAAACCTTAGGCTTTAAATCAGCTAATGCTGCTGAAGATCACTTGAAGGCATTAGCAAAAAAAGGCTTTATCGAAATGCTTCCTGGCACCTCTCGCGGCATTCGATTAACTGAAGAAGTGGCCAATGACGATATTGGTTTGCCATTAGTGGGTAAAGTAGCGGCTGGTTCGCCAATATTAGCTATGGAACACGTTGACCGACATGTAAATGTTGATCCTGGTATGTTTTCACCAATGGCCGACTTTTTATTGAAAGTTGAAGGTGAAAGTATGAAAGATATTGGTATTTTAGATGGTGATTTGTTAGCGGTGCATAAAACGCAAACTGCTAGAGATGGCCAAGTTGTTGTAGCAAGAGTTGAAGAGGATGTAACGGTTAAACGACTAGAGCGCAAAGGTAGCCAAGTAATTCTCCATGCAGAAAACCCAGAGTTTGACCCAATCAAAGTAGACTTAAACTATCAAGACTTTGCCATTGAAGGATTGGCGGTAGGCGTAATCAGAAACTCATCTTTGATGTAA
- a CDS encoding BLUF domain-containing protein encodes MSLYQLVYISRATKAFSDEKLSQLLTKAKSNNTNLDVTGNLIYNGGVFLQVLEGDMKVILSLYKKIQLDDRHHKVKKVYFEPANFRLFSRWSMNMMNLDCEKPKNLQIIKDILDAIDEDKLVDGMSPPIRLLKEFSKIS; translated from the coding sequence ATGAGCCTTTATCAATTAGTCTATATTAGCAGAGCAACAAAAGCCTTTAGTGACGAAAAGTTAAGTCAATTATTAACAAAAGCAAAAAGTAACAATACAAACTTAGATGTAACAGGAAACTTGATTTACAACGGTGGCGTTTTTCTCCAAGTTTTAGAAGGAGATATGAAGGTAATTTTAAGTTTGTACAAAAAAATTCAGCTCGACGATAGGCATCACAAAGTTAAAAAAGTTTACTTTGAACCAGCAAACTTCAGATTATTTAGTCGTTGGTCAATGAACATGATGAATCTGGATTGCGAGAAGCCAAAAAACCTACAAATTATAAAAGATATACTTGATGCAATTGATGAGGATAAGCTAGTGGACGGCATGTCACCGCCCATCAGGCTATTAAAAGAGTTTTCTAAAATAAGTTGA